One stretch of Nicotiana tabacum cultivar K326 chromosome 18, ASM71507v2, whole genome shotgun sequence DNA includes these proteins:
- the LOC107831089 gene encoding uncharacterized protein LOC107831089, producing the protein MEEMASLLYYQENIDEMKQKLMYTNLELENLKVEKSEEMRKNKEYVKQLMQLLNMVCQERDEAKDHLQKLLNNLSHVQVDNSPYLKAKKANSSITESNSLSETHNNRSHNSSLVDAFNDAVSSPEFSNNNMADSNPVAYDCNVRFSDNCVPKVDEATLVIDNLVKGKTLPQKGKLLKSVIEAGPLLQTLLVSGQLPQWRNPPQLKSFTIPPVSIKGFEAEIANLSYSVSRSLCSQMSYGSQQMLSTSMLNFANSGFVSCLENQRVISAGANKDSFVRLDKRQRLLQ; encoded by the exons atggaagaaatggcTTCTTTATTGTATTACCAAGAG AACATTGATGAAATGAAGCAGAAGCTTATGTACACTaatcttgaacttgaaaatttgaaggtaGAGAAAAGTGAAGAAATGAGGAAGAACAAAGAATATGTGAAGCAATTAATGCAACTATTAAACATGGTTTGTCAAGAAAGAGATGAAGCAAAAGATCATCTTCAGAAACTACTCAACAACCTATCTCATGTTCAAGTTGATAATAGTCCTTATTTGAAGGCCAAAAAAGCAAACTCAAGCATTACTGAATCAAATAGCCTCTCTGAAACACACAATAATCGGTCACACAATTCATCCCTAGTCGACGCATTTAACGATGCAGTTTCTTCCCCTGAATTTTCCAACAACAACATGGCTGATTCAAATCCAGTAGCCTATGATTGCAACGTTCGATTCTCAGACAATTGTGTCCCAAAAGTTGATGAGGCCACATTGGTTATTGACAATCTTGTAAAGGGGAAAACTTTGCCACAGAAAGGGAAACTATTGAAGTCTGTTATTGAAGCAGGGCCACTTTTGCAAACACTTTTAGTTTCAGGACAACTTCCTCAATGGCGAAATCCGCCTCAACTTAAGTCATTTACTATTCCACCAGTTTCAATTAAAGGGTTTGAAGCTGAGATTGCAAATTTGAGCTATTCTGTTTCAAGATCATTGTGTTCTCAGATGTCATATGGTTCTCAACAGATGTTATCAACATCTATGTTAAACTTTGCTAATTCTGGTTTTGTTTCCTGTTTGGAAAATCAGAGAGTAATATCTGCTGGTGCAAATAAGGACAGTTTTGTACGCTTGGATAAGAGACAAAGATTGCTGCAGTGA